Genomic segment of Colletotrichum destructivum chromosome 5, complete sequence:
ACCCCGACATTAAAGATGTCCAGCACTGAAGGTGCACgatggctgctgctgccaacGTTTCCTCGAGCACCAGTCGTATCGCCGTCCGTTTCAGGTGCTCGGCCGAGGATATCGTAAGCGGGACATCATAACTTCATTCTCGAAATAGTGCAGTAACAGGTCGTCTTTGACTTGAGATTTTGGATCAAGATGCGAGCGACACGCGTTGACaccgcccgcctcctcggctGGCGTAAGACAGAACTTCGATCGTGAAAGGGCCGCCAGTCAAGTGACGGCTTGAAGACCGAATATCATCCTATTAGTTCTTCCATAAGCACAAAATGCACAAGTTTCACCCGATTGCTGTCAACTGAGATTCCACCCTGTCAGTCTGATTGCAACATTTCAAGAGGCCACTTTCTTCAATTCTTTTACGCTCCGATGCGGTTCGGGGCTTACGACCAGTAGGATGGTGGATGGTCCATGCAAAGACAACTAACTAGGCTCTATTTAGCGCACTAACCCGCTCAAATCGTTCGAGACCCTTTCTTGAAATCCGCCCTATGAGCGGAGTCCTTTTCAAGCCTGAAGCAGGCATCATCCAATCACCAACCATCCGAGGGTCGTCGGAGTATTCATCAACCAACTCATTGGTCACTCAATATTATTCGTCGTATTGTCCCCCCGCGAAGAGTGCCACAGGAAAGGCGGAGTTCCATTCCATTCCCACTCACCCTTTCGTCCTCTCTATTCGACTCATCGCTTCATGAGCGCCAAGATCCGGTCGACAAGTGGTCTCAATCTTTGCCGCCAACTCCTCCGGCTTTGTCCGTCTTCTGCGATCGTCAAATTGGCAACGTTATCTGCCAACGCATCCGTATCCGGGGAACCGATTCAGCCGCTTTCCCTCCacctctcttctctctgaCTACCTGGCCGTCACAGGCGCAATCCTCGAGATCACACTTTCATACCAGATACTCAACTTCCCCACCCTTTACTTCATTCCTGCCCTTCCCACTGGCTTCCCGCCGCTCACCATTGACTCGTTCTCGTCGATCCCCGTTATCTCAGAATGGAGAGTgctgtcgatgccgatgcaCTTAGCGCCGGCGCAACCCCACGACAGAGAGTGACCAACGCCTGCGAAGCATGCAGGGCGGCCAAGGTTAAGTGCCAGACCAGCGTGCAGCCCGGAATATGTCGAAGGTGCGTTTTTGAGTGTACCCACCCTCTGTCCAAAGACAAGTATCCCCCGGTGTGGTTCGGCGTATAAATTGAGTTGCGTGCTCACCAGTCTGCCGAACGAATCAGGTGTCTCGAGTTCAAGAGAGAATGCATCTTCCGTACCGGTCCAAgaacccgccgcccgcggcaGTCTAGATTGTAAGCTCGGCGTGTTGACCTTGTTTATCCTTGATGGCTTTCCTCCCTCCACAACCCTTTTCCATGGCTCGCAGCCTTACTCACGCGATAACAGGAACCAAGACGCCCCCAgaccccctccgcccccggGGCCGTCCAAGACCTTCAGCATTGACTTTGAGATGCCTCCAGCGGACGATTCCGATGATATCGAGAACCTCGCCGCACGACATGACAAGTACTTTGAGGACTTCTTGCCCGCTTCCGACATGGAGTCCATCGAAGTGAtgcttggccttgatgaccCCGGCAGCGGGCCCTACTCCTCCCTATCATCCCCACCGTCATCcggctcgggctcgggctcgggctcgggctcgggctcaGGCCCGTCCATCTCCATGTCGAACCTCGGCCTCAAGCCCCAGTTTAACCTCGActccgccgagaagctgctgcAGACCTTCCGCATCATGCTGAAGCACTTCCCCTGCGTGGCCCTCCCGCCCGACGCCACCGTCATGTCTTTATCTAAGACGAAGCCGTTTCTGCTTCTTGCCATTCTATCAACGGCTTCCGGATCTAGTGCGTTACAGGGACATACACTCTACGACGAAGAGTTTCGCAAGGTTCTGGGCCTCAAGTTTGTGGCTGGTGGCGAGCGGACCCTGGAGCTTCTTCAAGGCCTGCTCATCTACACTGCGTGGTAGGCAGATCGattttccttctccttttcctccttcaACCGCCTAACGATCGCAGGTACCCCTTCCACCTCCGCCCCAAGAGCAGACAAGCATTCCACTACGTCCGTATGGCAGCCGAGATCCTCCACGATCTCGAATTGGACCACCCGCCTTACCAAGGCGTGGGTATGTCCGCCCCACTGTCACCGGGCCAGATGGAAGGGATCCGCGCCTATCTTTCGTGCTACTACCTGGTTACAGCGCACGTGCTGCCCTTCCTGCAGTACCTCCGCAAGACGACTCTGACCGATTCCAGGTTCGCCATGGCATGGGCCAGAATGTCACAGGTGGCGCTCTCGTACACTTCCTGGACCGCCACGTGCtgcgagctcctcgagcgtGGCTCCGCCCTCAAAGGGGATCACACACTCGCGTGGCTTGCGAGGCTTCTGCACATCACCGAGGAGGCGTCCGAAACAACGAAGAACGTCCCGAGAACGGAGCAGGCGAAGCAGCAGACCCACTTCATGTTGCTCGGGCTTGAGAGCCAGTTGAGGGATTGGCAGAGCCAGATACCTGGCAGTCTAGGTGACGTCAGTACGTTTTCCCTTTCCTGCTCGTATGAAGGCAGGCTTGCCCTGTGTTAACAACTCAACTAAAGACTCCATCAAAATTGCCATTTTATTCACCGAAATTTTTCTCCTCGCCGGTCCCGTCTACCGACTCACCTCGGTGTCGAAAGTGGGAGATCCCTCCCTCGGCCCGCCTATCCCCGCCCCGCGCCTTGAGCGGTGCCTGACGCTCCTCCGCAGCTTCTTCGACTtcatcgtcaacctcgacaaggccgccctCATCGAGATGAGCTCCATCGACTGGGGCCGCTTCATCCAGGcctccatcgtcgccatccgcCTGTCCTTCCCGCTGCCGCTATGCCCTGAGTGGGACCACGCGCGGGCCCGAGAGCAACTGCAGTTCGACTCGTACCTCGCCAAGCTCTCCACGCACCACGAGGagctgacgccgtcgaccaaGAGCATGGACGTGCTGTCGGCGAGCAAGGTCGTGTTCGCGGTCATCAAGCGCAAGTACGAGGGTCGCGTGGCTAACATCGATACGCCGGTGAACAAGCTGCCGAGAAGTATGCGCGGCTGCCCCATGTTCGATGGGAGTCTGGACGCGTACTTCCCCATATGGGACCAGGACGCCCACCAGAACGGCACGCATGGGTTGGTACCGCCTATACCTGACGGGACTCTGACGATGGCCAACGGCCAACCTGTCTACGCCGACCTGTGGGCTACGATGACCATGGGCTGGTCGGACGGGGTGAGCGACGATCCGAATCAAGGTCTCGATCTGACCCAGGGGCAACATACGACGTTGCACTTGGATCCCTCGTTCCAAGAAACCATGCATTTGGGCCCGTCCCCCACCGGTACTGGATGAGTAGCCCGGTTTCATGTCATTTCATCCCTCGTCGTGACCACAGCCTCTCAATGGAGTGAAAACGGTCCATGTATCCAGCTCATGAAATCTTAACCTTTTGGTAGGCCCCACCAACACCGCTCGAGACTTCCAGCACAGCCGGCATGAAAAACCACAAGTATCCCTTCGGCACTAACATGAGGCACAGAGGCGGTAAACATCTGCTCCTGGAACCCCTTGCTCGAGAGCAGCTTTCGCCAGCCGTCGTGCCTTTCGACCGCAACCGTAGCCGCAGCCCTTGCCCGCCAAAGATGGAGGATGTACGCCTGCTCAAGTTAGTAAGTCATCAAAATatcatcttctcctttttgTTTCCCCTTTGAGATGTTTGTGGGAGCCCTGCCTTGGACGTGGATGGACACGTGCTGACGCTCACGGTATAGCACCAAGTCTGATGAAAGGGCAGGAAGCGCCGGAAAAGCCGAGCTTCGAATTCAGAAGAGATGTCTCAAAGACTCAGGGATGGGGTATCATACTTCGGCAATGGGATATACAGACCGGGCATGCCTTTTCCCTGATCCAGCTATATGGAATGGGGCGGTGGTCGTGGGCACAGGGGTTGACAAGCCTGCTACGGAGGCGCACGTCGTGCGTGGTTCACTCGGTGATTCCGAGGCTGTAAGAACGATCCAAGTTATGATCATCCACTGGAGATTCTGCACAAATCATGTATGTAGATATTCACATCACAGCCAACCATATAGATACCATTCATATCACGCGTTTTTTGTTTTGTATTCCTCAGTCTCTCTGGCGGCGCGCCGGCTATCGCGATCTGTCAAGCCTATGAAATCTTTTGCGCGAACCGGCCATCAACGGATGCCGGTTGCTGAGCAGCAAGCAGTCAATACTCATTGATTGCAAGTACATCAGGTCGTCATGCTCGGTTCTTTCAACCCGTCTCTAAAGCTACCCAGATCAGTCAGACTGATCCTTGGCCATAGATCCGatcgcctccccccccccctctcatcCCCGTCAGCAATCCCGTTCTCCCGCAGCAGTAAGATGCTTGTTTCCACTTGGTAGTCTTATTGCCAGTCAAGTTGCCTCATTACCTATCACCTCCCGCCCCTCACCGTTCTCGTCAGAATCGAAAGCGCATCCCCAACCCACCCGGTCCACCCCCTGAGGTACTCGACCGTGTTCAACATCCGCACCCAGCGCCACACAAACATCTCGCAGTCCTTGTAGTCCTCCGCGTACACGTCCCATGCCGCCGTCTTgtcctcgccatcatcgctcGCGACGGGAGGGCCCACGAGCAGCGCCCGCccgacgatggcctcgtccgccacgagcctcgtcgtcgcgtcgacgacgtcgccgaacCGCGCtccaccggcgccgccgccaagcagcgccgcctccgcggcggcagggAACATGCTGCTACCGCTGACGAAGTAGGGGCAGACCATGTTGAGCCGGATCCCGTGGCGCAGGTGGGCCGTCGCGCGCATGGACCGAAACAGGCCCGTCACGGCGTGCTTGGACAGAGTGTAGGGCGACTGGCCTGGGAAATGgtggacgccggcgacggagccgacgaggacgaggcaCCTGTCGCGGGAGGGCCCGTTGCGCGGCAGCcagaagagggcgaggtggGCCGTGTATGACAGGCCCGTGACGTTGACGTCGATGATCCTGTTGGAGGGCTCGGTGGGCGCGTCCGGGTCCGTCGCCGAGGGGACCGGGCTCTCGAACCGGTGGTTGGCGGCCGGGTCATTGATGCCTGCGTtggccacgacgacgtcgacggcgccgtcagGTGAGAGGCGGGCGCCCtccttgaagaaggcgaccTGCGAGTCCCAGGAGGTCACGTCGCAAGCGACGAAGTGGTGGGAGCCCTTTGGGTTTTCGGTGCGCAGCGTGGCGACGAGGGCTTCGCCGGCGGACGGGTTGACGTCCCCGACGATGATGTTGGCCCCGTGGGAGGCCCACTCGCGGGCAAAGGcggcgcccaggccgagagcgccgccggtgatgagGACCGTCTTGCCTGAGAGGGTAGAGGGGTCGTAGGGTTGCGTCGTGTCGACCGGTGGCGAGAGTCTCGTCACGGACACGAGGTTGTGATGGCCCTGTGCGACTGTCATGACGGGCCAGCGGTGAGAGGATGACGGGATAGTGAGACGCCGGGTTTGTTGGGGGACGGGAGCATGCAGGACTCGAGCTACAGTATGATTGCTGGTTCAATGGCCGATAAGACAGTCGGTGGTCAGGCAGAAGAGACTGAGGAAGCGCTTCTGGAGGTTtcgggggagggaaagggaagaggGTTCTCCTAGGCCACGTTCTTTGAACATGTTCAGCACAAGACAAAGCCACAAAAGGACGAAGGCTTTGAAAACGAGCGAATGTGCAAATACCTGCCCAATGTCAGATGCCATCCCTCACGAGTACTGCGATGTGAGGGAGGAACCTTGACCCCAAGACGGTCACGGTAATTGGGTGGGATTTGGCGGCGCCCCATAAGCACTACCATGTGTATCATGGTGCGTTGCGGCTGACGCACTCGACATACGTCGCTGCGGCTGGGAGTGCGCAGCGTTTGACCGGGGATCGTGTACACAAATCAAAGCAGCGTGGTCAACCTCGgctcttgtcgtcgtcgaccaggaCGTCTGTCAGGCTATGCCGCCGCGAAAGCCGGGACGCGAGATCCCATTCGGGATGAAGACACGGAGCGGAGCACGGGGGCCCTCGGTCTCGGTAGAGGCCCCCCGGGGGATTGGGGAGAACGAGGTTGACACGAGGACTGTGGACACGTCCAACAGAACGCAGCCGCAATCATCGAGTCagtggagggagagggagacaCAACGAGCGAGTGACGTCCCCAGACAGTCACACCTCGCCAGGGCACTTCTGACGGGCGTCCAACTAACTCCAGGACGCAGCTGCAACCTGCAACCGGACGGACGGACCAGACGAGTGAGTGGCCTTCCACATTTTGTTTGGTGTGGATGTGCTCCACAGATAGTAGGTAGCCTCTGTAGAAAGACGCAGGCGGGAAGCATAGTTAGTAATCTGGAGAAGAGCGCGGACGCAGGGCATGGAGCTTCCTGGGCCCCGTGCAAGGCCTGTTACTGCGATGCAACCCACTGCCCCCATCACAAAGTCTGAacaggggaaggggggacgagcctccctcccctccccctcccccgcttCTGTTTCGGTTGTGTGAGTGTCGGCGTCGcagggctggctggctggctggttggACGCAGTCGaggtgtgtctgtgtgtgaTATTCCATTTTTAACTTCCGGGCGTTACGGAGGTTTTCGGATGAAGCGATGTTTTGTGTGCTGCAGCTCGCACGCTTGATGATGACAGAAAAGGGGAGAGACTGGAAAAGGACCCTTTGGCTTTGACTTGTCCTGACATGCCTGAAGAGGCCGAAACTTTCTACGATGTACCTGTATGCCGAATGCTGGAGGGAGAGTGGGTGAGCGAGACGCTACGATACCAGTAGCTGGGAAACCTCGCCTACTTGAACGCCGCGGAAGACGCCGAGTGGTTGGTTGACAAGGCAGATGACTGCGACTCCAGGAGGATATCGCGGTGCTCTTTTGGGTCTGATTCCATGGCCGAGTACCATTGTTGGGACCATGGATCATTGGCCTTGTGACTCGGAGGGGGTGCAAGAGGGTCCAGAATCGCGGAAGAGGTAGATAGTAATATTTTGGATCGGTCAGATCGGTGCAGTGGCTCATAGATATGCGGCATCTTTCCCCGCCAGTGCGTGGAACCCCAAGTCGGCCCATTGGAATCAGCCCACCTGGTTGATCGCTTCTTCAGAGGCTTTTCGCTTGGACCTTTCTCaaccccttttccccctcccccctctctccatcATGTCGGCGTTGAAACATACCTGGACTTCGCTCCAATCCGGGtgggtgtatgtgtgtgcgAATGTGCTTGAACACCCCCCGCCGTCAGCGAGCAGCCGCACTTGCTGCTTGACCCTCGCCGAATGAGCCTCAGGGCGTTGATTGAACAAGAGCCGGGTCGAGACATCGTGAAATGACGAAATGAATGACATCCCATCGTTACCTTCTGCGAGAGCTGATGGGCCGCGAATATGTCGGCCTGCGACTGTCTCGTCATCGTctatcagcagcagcaaacaTACCTGTAAATTGCAGCGCGCAGCCCCCCCAAGTGTATCTCCCCCCAAACGCCAAGCTTTCTTGAGAACCACGCAGGGAGCGTTGCAAAACCCCCGCAAACCACCTTTCACTGAACGGTGGGactgtcgctgtcgctgcctGTCGTATCGGAAGTCTTCCTGGCATTCGTAGACAATCTAACCCTCCCGTTAGCGTgggcccccctcctccccggggaggggggtttgggCCGTTTTCAGCAATCAACTCTGCTGTCTTTTGGTATTAGCGccctttccttttttcttccttttttttctttggttttttctttttctttcgATGAGACATGATGTTCTTCCTTTGCCATCCTTGCCCAGGAAACTCATTTAATACTGTCGTACGCGTACAAGGGATATCTGTCTTGAGTGACTTCGGATCACTGGCTGGAACTGTCCATCTCATCTTGATGGCTGGATGATACCAAATTTGAACAATCTCAAAGTACCCCGTTTCTGCCTGCGATTGAAACCATACACTGGTGCATTCTGTTCAGTGTTTAGATGACCATAGTACTGGGGAAAGCTGTGTTTTCCAAGAGGGACAGTCCACTGCCATGGACTGCGGATGCTTGATATATAATCGGGGGAAATGCCATTTTGTCCATTGATGCACCATTGCTGATCGCTCACAAGCTGACAGATGTCAGAATCAGCCTCAAAGGCCAAGTCTTAACAACCACCCCCTAGGTATAGAGCATCGATCGACGAGGTCAAcgtgggtaggtaggtaggtcgGTGTGATGGGAGAAAACGGTCAACGTACCCCTAATGGCGGACGTTACCGGTGGTATCGGGTATTGACACATCTGGCTGACGAACCTGCACACCCTCATTTTCTGCAAACGCTGGGTGCTTGGAATCGTCTCGAGAGGCGCGCATCCTTTGCTAGTTTCAGGGCTCCGACTGGCCGCGGCATCTGTTAAGTAGCTCCATGCACGGCGAGCGGGCGTAGGGGAACCGTGTTGGTTCTTTTCCATCTCAGTTGCTGGCTGCGGAACAGCACCGACGGACGCTTCCTGAGTTTTCCAAC
This window contains:
- a CDS encoding Putative short-chain dehydrogenase/reductase SDR, NAD(P)-binding domain superfamily, with translation MTVAQGHHNLVSVTRLSPPVDTTQPYDPSTLSGKTVLITGGALGLGAAFAREWASHGANIIVGDVNPSAGEALVATLRTENPKGSHHFVACDVTSWDSQVAFFKEGARLSPDGAVDVVVANAGINDPAANHRFESPVPSATDPDAPTEPSNRIIDVNVTGLSYTAHLALFWLPRNGPSRDRCLVLVGSVAGVHHFPGQSPYTLSKHAVTGLFRSMRATAHLRHGIRLNMVCPYFVSGSSMFPAAAEAALLGGGAGGARFGDVVDATTRLVADEAIVGRALLVGPPVASDDGEDKTAAWDVYAEDYKDCEMFVWRWVRMLNTVEYLRGWTGWVGDALSILTRTVRGGR
- a CDS encoding Putative zn(2)Cys(6) fungal-type DNA-binding domain-containing protein, whose amino-acid sequence is MESAVDADALSAGATPRQRVTNACEACRAAKVKCQTSVQPGICRRCLEFKRECIFRTGPRTRRPRQSRLNQDAPRPPPPPGPSKTFSIDFEMPPADDSDDIENLAARHDKYFEDFLPASDMESIEVMLGLDDPGSGPYSSLSSPPSSGSGSGSGSGSGSGPSISMSNLGLKPQFNLDSAEKLLQTFRIMLKHFPCVALPPDATVMSLSKTKPFLLLAILSTASGSSALQGHTLYDEEFRKVLGLKFVAGGERTLELLQGLLIYTAWYPFHLRPKSRQAFHYVRMAAEILHDLELDHPPYQGVGMSAPLSPGQMEGIRAYLSCYYLVTAHVLPFLQYLRKTTLTDSRFAMAWARMSQVALSYTSWTATCCELLERGSALKGDHTLAWLARLLHITEEASETTKNVPRTEQAKQQTHFMLLGLESQLRDWQSQIPGSLGDVNSIKIAILFTEIFLLAGPVYRLTSVSKVGDPSLGPPIPAPRLERCLTLLRSFFDFIVNLDKAALIEMSSIDWGRFIQASIVAIRLSFPLPLCPEWDHARAREQLQFDSYLAKLSTHHEELTPSTKSMDVLSASKVVFAVIKRKYEGRVANIDTPVNKLPRSMRGCPMFDGSLDAYFPIWDQDAHQNGTHGLVPPIPDGTLTMANGQPVYADLWATMTMGWSDGVSDDPNQGLDLTQGQHTTLHLDPSFQETMHLGPSPTGTG